In Saccharothrix syringae, the following are encoded in one genomic region:
- the ligD gene encoding non-homologous end-joining DNA ligase, which produces MAQAVELAVGERVVRVSNPGKVYFPERGITKLQVVEYYLAVAEPLLRVLRDRPTTLKRYVDGVTGEAFYQKRLPKGAPEWVGTARVKFPSGRPADEVCPTEPAVLAWAANLGTFDFHPWPVRRADTDRPDELRVDLDPQPGTGFRDAVEVASVLKEVLDELGLVGYPKTSGGRGVHVAVRIRPEWDFVDVRHAVIALAREVERRAPDRATTSWWKEERGERVFLDYNQAARDRTIASAWSVRGTPRATVSTPVTWDQLSTVDPDDFDVLTVPGYLAEHGDPHAGLDDEAFGIETLLDWYAADERGEMPYPPDYPKMPGEPPRVQPSRKRAD; this is translated from the coding sequence GTGGCCCAAGCGGTGGAACTGGCGGTAGGCGAGCGCGTGGTCCGGGTGTCCAACCCGGGCAAGGTGTACTTCCCCGAGCGGGGCATCACGAAGCTCCAGGTGGTCGAGTACTACCTGGCCGTTGCCGAACCGCTGCTGCGCGTGCTGCGCGACCGGCCCACCACGCTGAAGCGCTACGTCGACGGCGTGACCGGCGAGGCGTTCTACCAGAAGCGCTTGCCCAAGGGCGCGCCCGAGTGGGTCGGCACGGCGCGCGTCAAGTTCCCCTCGGGGCGCCCGGCCGACGAGGTGTGCCCGACCGAGCCGGCCGTGCTGGCGTGGGCGGCGAACCTCGGCACCTTCGACTTCCACCCCTGGCCCGTGCGGCGCGCGGACACCGACCGGCCCGACGAGCTGCGCGTCGACCTCGACCCGCAGCCGGGCACGGGGTTCCGGGACGCGGTGGAGGTCGCGTCGGTCCTGAAGGAGGTGCTGGACGAGCTCGGGCTCGTCGGCTACCCCAAGACCTCCGGTGGGCGGGGCGTCCACGTGGCCGTGCGCATCCGGCCCGAGTGGGACTTCGTGGACGTGCGGCACGCCGTCATCGCGTTGGCGCGCGAAGTGGAGCGCCGGGCACCGGACCGGGCGACCACGTCGTGGTGGAAGGAGGAGCGCGGCGAGCGCGTCTTCCTGGACTACAACCAGGCCGCGCGGGACCGCACCATCGCGTCCGCCTGGTCGGTGCGCGGGACGCCCCGGGCCACCGTGTCGACGCCGGTGACGTGGGACCAGCTGTCCACTGTGGACCCCGACGACTTCGACGTGCTCACCGTGCCGGGGTACCTGGCGGAGCACGGGGACCCGCACGCCGGCCTGGACGACGAGGCGTTCGGCATCGAGACCCTGCTGGACTGGTACGCCGCCGACGAGCGCGGCGAGATGCCGTACCCGCCCGACTACCCCAAGATGCCCGGCGAGCCGCCGCGCGTGCAGCCTTCGCGGAAGAGGGCCGACTGA
- a CDS encoding DUF3558 family protein: MNRALTRLPIALALLAAAACSGNGASGTPTPAPNSGGTTTSTTGSTVGGGDALADLKPCDLLTSGEVTRLGLSNPGEADRVGGAEACRWNVSGNGGLLAAVNPTQGFADLNYEGEKTSPTKAGDRDAILVEAHAGAQNICHVVIEVSDSSSVQVIANLTASSTDTAAACKRATDAAELIAPKLP; this comes from the coding sequence ATGAACCGCGCACTCACCCGTCTCCCGATCGCCCTCGCCCTGCTGGCCGCCGCGGCGTGCTCGGGCAACGGGGCTTCCGGCACGCCGACGCCCGCGCCGAACAGCGGTGGCACGACCACCTCGACCACGGGCAGCACGGTCGGCGGTGGCGACGCCCTCGCCGACCTCAAGCCCTGCGACCTGCTGACCAGCGGTGAAGTGACCCGGCTGGGACTGTCGAACCCCGGCGAGGCGGACCGGGTCGGCGGCGCCGAGGCGTGCCGCTGGAACGTCAGCGGGAACGGCGGCCTGCTCGCCGCGGTCAACCCGACGCAGGGCTTCGCGGACCTCAACTACGAAGGCGAGAAGACCTCCCCCACCAAGGCGGGCGATCGCGACGCGATCCTGGTCGAAGCGCACGCCGGCGCCCAGAACATCTGCCACGTGGTGATCGAGGTCTCCGACTCGTCCAGCGTGCAGGTGATCGCCAACCTCACCGCCAGCTCCACCGACACCGCAGCGGCGTGCAAGCGGGCGACCGACGCCGCCGAGTTGATCGCGCCCAAGCTGCCCTGA